In one Silene latifolia isolate original U9 population chromosome 10, ASM4854445v1, whole genome shotgun sequence genomic region, the following are encoded:
- the LOC141608415 gene encoding uncharacterized protein LOC141608415: MGSYDDNILCDVVPMDACHILLGRPWQFDRNVIHHGRSNEYELVDKGKKLLLRPMAPSAVRSLGTPQRKTASMTMFASEQEVGEVLKEGGCVYLMVVDEAPKVGIKDAQLAALLKEFEDVFPDDLPSGLPPIRGIEHQIDLIPGASLPNKAAYRCNPTETKELQRQIEELM; encoded by the coding sequence ATGGGCTCCTATGATGACAATATCTTGTGTGACGTAGTTCCAATGGATGCATGCCACATACTCTTGGGGCGTCCGTGGCAATTCGATCGCAATGTCATACACCATGGCCGAAGCAACGAATATGAATTGGTCGACAAGGGTAAGAAGCTTTTACTAAGACCGATGGCACCTAGTGCTGTCCGTTCTTTGGGCACCCCACAAAGGAAAACCGCAAGCATGACCATGTTTGCAAGTGAGCAAGAAGTTGGCGAAGTCTTAAAGGAAGGTGGTTGTGTCTATCTTATGGTGGTCGATGAGGCACCAAAAGTTGGGATCAAGGATGCCCAGCTAGCGGCACTCTTAAAGGAATTCGAGGACGTTTTCCCTGATGATTTACCATCGGGATTGCCGCCTATTCGCGGGATCGAACATCAAATCGATCTCATTCCTGGAGCTTCGTTACCTAATAAAGCAGCCTATCGATGCAACCCAACAGAGACCAAGGAGTTGCAGCGCCAAATCGAGGAGCTAATGTAA